One window from the genome of Bdellovibrio sp. NC01 encodes:
- the nrfD gene encoding NrfD/PsrC family molybdoenzyme membrane anchor subunit, producing MIKRNPLVLGNKTLKDVTDDICAPVERFPSKGWVGLFLAAKTLLLFYIVILGTVVGVGIGLLGVTHPVFWGTMIVTFVFWIGIGHAGTLISAVLFLFRQKWRTSVARTAEAMTVFAVMTAGLFPLLHTGRPWLDYWLFPYPNQRGPLWVNFRSPLLWDVFAVSTYATVSMVFWYIGLVPDFATIKDRAKNKLRRSVYGALSLGWRGTARNWSHYEMVYLILAGLSTPLVLSVHTIVSFDFAVSNLPGWHTTIFPPYFVAGAIFSGFAMVVTLMTLVRIGFKEFQNYVTLDHMEVMNKIIMTTGMLVGYAYASEFFIAWYSGNQYERFVFVNRAFGPYGWSYWVMVSCNVLIPQVFWFKKMRRSIPVMFIVSIFVNIGMWFERFVITVTSLHRDFLPANWGMYQWSWFDTGVLVGSFGMFLTLFLLYLRLFPAVSIAEVKPVLHVGYDDKGGHH from the coding sequence ATGATTAAGCGCAATCCATTAGTCCTTGGAAATAAGACACTGAAAGATGTGACTGACGACATCTGCGCGCCAGTGGAAAGATTCCCATCTAAAGGTTGGGTAGGTCTTTTCCTAGCAGCAAAAACGTTGTTGTTGTTCTACATCGTAATTCTTGGAACAGTTGTGGGCGTCGGTATCGGTTTGCTGGGTGTTACTCATCCAGTTTTCTGGGGTACGATGATCGTTACTTTCGTATTCTGGATCGGTATCGGTCACGCCGGTACGTTGATCTCTGCCGTATTATTCCTCTTCCGTCAGAAGTGGAGAACATCGGTTGCCAGAACTGCGGAAGCCATGACCGTATTTGCCGTAATGACGGCGGGTCTTTTCCCGTTGCTACATACAGGTCGTCCTTGGCTTGATTACTGGTTGTTCCCGTATCCGAATCAACGTGGTCCATTGTGGGTGAACTTCCGTTCGCCACTTCTTTGGGACGTTTTCGCGGTATCAACTTACGCGACTGTATCAATGGTATTCTGGTACATCGGTTTGGTTCCTGACTTTGCAACTATTAAAGACCGCGCGAAAAACAAACTTCGCCGTTCTGTTTACGGTGCTTTGTCATTGGGCTGGAGAGGTACTGCTCGTAACTGGTCACACTATGAAATGGTGTACTTGATTCTTGCAGGTCTTTCGACTCCGCTAGTTCTTTCAGTTCATACGATCGTATCGTTCGACTTCGCGGTTTCTAACTTGCCAGGTTGGCATACGACGATCTTCCCTCCATACTTCGTTGCCGGCGCGATCTTCTCTGGTTTCGCGATGGTTGTGACGTTGATGACTCTAGTACGTATTGGTTTCAAAGAATTCCAAAACTACGTAACTTTGGATCATATGGAAGTGATGAATAAGATCATCATGACAACAGGTATGCTTGTTGGTTACGCGTACGCGTCTGAGTTCTTCATCGCATGGTACTCTGGTAACCAATACGAGCGTTTCGTGTTCGTGAACCGTGCGTTCGGTCCTTACGGCTGGTCGTACTGGGTGATGGTATCTTGTAACGTTTTGATTCCACAAGTTTTCTGGTTCAAGAAAATGCGTCGTTCAATCCCAGTGATGTTTATCGTTTCTATCTTCGTAAACATCGGTATGTGGTTTGAACGTTTCGTTATCACTGTGACTTCATTGCACCGTGATTTCTTGCCGGCCAACTGGGGTATGTATCAATGGTCATGGTTCGATACGGGCGTCCTTGTCGGTTCGTTCGGTATGTTCCTGACTCTGTTCTTGTTGTATTTGCGTTTGTTCCCTGCGGTTTCTATCGCAGAAGTGAAGCCCGTATTGCATGTAGGCTACGACGATAAAGGAGGGCACCACTAA
- a CDS encoding cytochrome c, with protein sequence MRSIVNISMGVAAAGLAALALSSCGPRGNNPNVEIIQDMMESPAIKAQEYDETSPHHSGMRVPPEHTAPVGFEPYRYATDPEGAAKNLKNPLAGKMDEETLMTGQKYYETNCAVCHGYKGEGGEAAKSVVSAKMALKPPALLTDKIKGWPDGHVYHVITMGQGVMGPYASHIPQKYRWQVVNYIRFLEKRDGK encoded by the coding sequence ATGAGAAGCATCGTGAATATCTCCATGGGTGTAGCGGCGGCAGGCCTAGCAGCTCTAGCATTGTCTAGCTGCGGTCCTCGCGGTAACAACCCGAACGTTGAAATCATTCAAGACATGATGGAATCTCCAGCGATCAAAGCGCAGGAGTATGATGAAACTTCTCCGCACCATAGCGGTATGCGCGTACCTCCAGAGCACACAGCTCCAGTAGGTTTCGAACCATACAGATATGCAACGGATCCAGAAGGTGCTGCTAAGAATTTGAAAAATCCACTAGCAGGCAAAATGGATGAAGAGACTCTAATGACAGGCCAAAAATACTACGAGACAAACTGCGCAGTTTGCCACGGGTATAAAGGTGAAGGCGGCGAGGCTGCGAAGTCTGTTGTCTCTGCTAAAATGGCTTTGAAACCACCTGCATTGTTGACTGATAAAATTAAAGGCTGGCCAGATGGACACGTTTACCACGTGATCACTATGGGCCAAGGTGTGATGGGTCCTTACGCATCTCACATTCCACAAAAATATCGTTGGCAAGTTGTTAACTACATTCGCTTCCTAGAGAAGCGTGATGGCAAATAG
- a CDS encoding DUF3341 domain-containing protein, whose protein sequence is MAQYTKGIAGIWDDEGMILKAARKTREMGFTKFDAISAYPVHGMEEACGIKRSWIPYVTFVAGLVGLTAGLLLTWWTSAVNWAVNVGGKPFFSLPAFIPIMFELTVLFAALCSVGALFYICKIPRIDPPVIDPDLSSHKFAIFIPQNDTGYDEARIEKMFKELGALEVKKTEY, encoded by the coding sequence ATGGCTCAATATACTAAAGGTATCGCTGGTATCTGGGATGATGAAGGCATGATCTTGAAAGCCGCTCGCAAAACTCGCGAGATGGGTTTCACGAAATTTGACGCCATTTCTGCTTACCCTGTGCATGGCATGGAAGAGGCGTGTGGTATCAAAAGATCTTGGATTCCATACGTAACTTTCGTTGCAGGTCTTGTTGGTTTGACGGCAGGTCTTCTTTTGACTTGGTGGACTTCAGCAGTGAACTGGGCAGTGAATGTCGGTGGTAAACCATTCTTCTCTTTGCCTGCGTTCATTCCAATTATGTTTGAATTGACAGTTTTGTTTGCAGCTCTTTGCTCCGTAGGCGCTTTGTTCTACATTTGCAAAATCCCACGCATCGATCCTCCAGTGATTGATCCGGATTTGAGCTCACACAAATTTGCGATCTTCATTCCACAAAACGATACTGGATATGACGAAGCAAGAATTGAGAAAATGTTCAAAGAGCTTGGCGCTCTTGAAGTGAAGAAAACGGAGTACTAG